One Brassica napus cultivar Da-Ae chromosome C4, Da-Ae, whole genome shotgun sequence genomic region harbors:
- the LOC106395921 gene encoding beta-galactosidase 11-like: MDTSHCHYQGYILLLVLLYSSMFDVASNIDISSDARGSKTDSNPKQYVNCGNYEVKRRQMTVSCSKSAEYIITKINFADYGNPTGCSEEHKVSRHGNCGAPDTLRIVKKNCLGKHKCELYVSDEMFGPSHCKKDIKLIVVFTCTKA, encoded by the exons ATGGATACTTCACATTGCCATTATCAAGGCTACATCCTTCTTCTAGTTCTACTTTATTCATCTATGTTTGATGTAGCTTCAAATATAGACATTTCCAGTGATGCAAGAGGCAGCAAAACCGATAGTAACCCGAAACAATATGTGAACTGTGGAAATTATGAAGTTAAAAGGAGACAGATGACTGTTTCTTGTTCCAAATCAGCTGAATATATTATTACAAAGATCAATTTCGCTGATTATGGCAATCCTACCGGTTGTAGTGAGGAGCATAAAGTTAGTAGACATGGCAATTGCGGCGCACCAGATACCTTGAGAATCGTCAAAAAG AATTGTCTTGGAAAACACAAGTGCGAGCTTTACGTTTCAGATGAGATGTTTGGTCCGAGTCACTGCAAGAAGGATATTAAGCTCATTGTTGTATTCACATGCACAAAAGCTtag
- the LOC106395845 gene encoding LOB domain-containing protein 29 produces MSSSGSPCGACKFLRRKCANGCVFAPYFCHDQGASHFAAIHKVFGASNASKILSNLPISDRCEAAITISYEAQARLQDPIYGCVSHIFALQQQVVNLQAQLEILKQQAAQSIMFADSPSSVNPNSYYGDNTKTSYHHDHHHEHRNIHHHDETRLVYQTGSSWMVQHGDATVNSYPTGNCSGFGEVSIYPDLEQHLNSFNQDHLKELQSANFGYISFS; encoded by the exons ATGAGTAGCTCTGGCTCTCCTTGTGGAGCTTGTAAGTTTCTTAGGAGGAAATGTGCAAATGGATGTGTGTTTGCTCCATACTTTTGTCATGACCAAGGAGCTTCACACTTTGCAGCCATTCACAAGGTCTTTGGAGCTAGCAATGCTTCTAAAATTCTCTCGAATCTCCCCATTAGTGATCGTTGTGAAGCCGCCATTACAATCTCTTATGAAGCACAAGCTAGGCTTCAAGATCCAATTTATGGCTGTGTCTCTCATATCTTTGCTCTCCAACAACAG GTTGTGAATCTACAAGCGCAGCTTGAGATTCTAAAGCAACAGGCTGCACAAAGCATAATGTTTGCTGATTCACCATCATCAGTAAACCCTAATAGTTATTATGGAGACAATACTAAGACTTCTTATCATCATGATCATCATCATGAACATCGAAATATTCATCATCATGATGAGACCCGTTTGGTTTACCAAACCGGAAGTTCATGGATGGTTCAGCACGGAGATGCGACAGTTAATAGTTACCCCACCGGGAACTGCTCGGGCTTTGGAGAAGTCTCCATCTACCCTGATTTGGAACAACATTTGAACTCTTTCAATCAAGATCATCTCAAAGAGCTTCAGTCAGCAAATTTTGGCTACATCTCCTTCTCATGA